A region from the Salvia splendens isolate huo1 chromosome 15, SspV2, whole genome shotgun sequence genome encodes:
- the LOC121769140 gene encoding pentatricopeptide repeat-containing protein At5g46580, chloroplastic-like, whose amino-acid sequence MATNLSAPPLSPHLSSHNHHRRRCPLHFAAPLRLPAKKRCPISCASSKRAPPPPSAVAGEQQSPSLADQLKPLSTTILSDQPNEAQLLSKPKSTWVNPIKSRPSVLSLQRHKRSSPYSHNPQIKDLRNFAKKLNDCEESQFSAVIEGIPHPPTRENALLVLNSLRPWQKTLLFFDWVKAQNAFPMETIFYNVTMKSLRFGRQFQHIEGLALEMVEKEIPLDNITYSTIITCAKRCNLFDKAVEWFERMYKTGLMPDEVTYSAVLDVYAKLGKVEEVMSLYERGRASGWKPDEIAFAVLAKMFGEAGDYDGIKYVLQEMKSLGIQPNLVVYNSLLEALGKAGKPGLARSLFEEMVESGVSPNVKTLTALIKIYGKARWARDALQLWERMRLNGWPVDFILYNTLLSMCADLGLVEEAEKLFEDMKGSEKCKPDSWSYTAMLNIYGSGGSVDKAMVLFWEMSEAGVQLNVMGCTCLIQCLGRAKRIDDLVNVFEFAVENGVWPDDRLCGCLLSVVSYCDGKDASKVLACLERANKTLSAFVKVLSGDESTDFDALKEEFKRILSSTAVEARRPFCNCLIDICRNRNHHERAHELLYLGTLYGLYPGLHTKTEDEWRLNVRSLSVGAAHTALEEWMGTLAKIVQRKESLPALFSANTGSGNHKFSQGLGSAFASHVEKLAAPFTESEGKAGLFTATREDLVLWLQSRAPSSVTTA is encoded by the exons ATGGCTACTAATCTCTCAGCACCACCTCTCTCACCACATCTCTCCTCCCAtaaccaccaccgccgccgctgcccgcTCCATTTTGCCGCCCCACTTCGTCTTCCCGCCAAGAAAAGATGTCCCATTTCATGCGCCTCATCCAAGAGAGCTCCTCCGCCGCCCTCCGCCGTCGCCGGCGAGCAGCAAAGCCCATCTCTAGCCGACCAGCTCAAACCTTTGTCCACCACCATTCTCTCCGACCAACCCAACGAAGCCCAGCTCCTATCCAAGCCCAAATCCACTTGGGTTAATCCCATCAAGTCCAGACCCTCCGTCCTCTCTCTCCAGCGCCACAAACGCTCCTCTCCTTACTCACACAATCCCCAAATCAAGGACCTCAGAAACTTCGCCAAGAAATTGAACGATTGCGAGGAATCCCAATTCTCCGCTGTGATTGAGGGAATCCCTCATCCGCCCACGAGAGAAAACGCCCTATTAGTGCTCAACAGCTTGCGGCCATGGCAAAAAACCTTACTTTTCTTCGACTGGGTAAAAGCTCAAAATGCATTTCCTATGGAAACCATCTTTTACAATGTCACAATGAAATCTTTGAGGTTTGGCCGCCAATTTCAGCACATTGAGGGTCTTGCTCTAGAGATGGTTGAGAAGGAAAT CCCCCTTGACAACATCACGTATTCCACCATTATCACTTGTGCAAAAAGGTGCAATCTTTTTGATAAAGCCGTGGAGTGGTTTGAGAGAATGTATAAAACTGGTCTGATGCCTGATGAGGTCACTTATTCCGCTGTGTTGGATGTGTATGCTAAATTGGGGAAGGTGGAGGAAGTGATGAGCTTGTATGAGCGAGGTAGAGCTAGTGGGTGGAAGCCTGATGAAATAGCTTTTGCTGTTTTGGCGAAGATGTTTGGTGAGGCAGGGGATTATGATGGGATCAAGTATGTTCTGCAAGAGATGAAGTCTCTTGGAATTCAGCCTAATTTGGTTGTTTACAATTCTTTGTTGGAGGCTCTTGGTAAGGCTGGCAAACCTGGTTTGGCCAGGAGTTTGTTTGAGGAGATGGTGGAATCGGGTGTTTCCCCGAACGTGAAGACCCTTACGGCCTTGATCAAGATATACGGTAAGGCTAGGTGGGCTAGGGATGCATTGCAGTTGTGGGAGAGGATGAGGTTGAATGGATGGCCTGTGGATTTCATCTTGTACAACACTTTGCTAAGCATGTGTGCTGATCTCGGACTTGTGGAGGAGGCGGAGAAGCTTTTTGAGGACATGAAAGGGTCGGAGAAGTGCAAGCCGGATAGCTGGAGTTACACGGCCATGCTTAACATATATGGGAGTGGAGGCAGTGTTGATAAGGCCATGGTCTTGTTTTGGGAGATGTCTGAGGCTGGTGTGCAGCTCAATGTGATGGGGTGCACTTGTTTGATCCAGTGCTTGGGGCGGGCCAAGAGGATTGATGACTTGGTGAATGTGTTTGAGTTTGCTGTGGAGAATGGAGTGTGGCCAGATGATAGGTTGTGTGGTTGCTTGCTCTCTGTTGTGTCCTACTGCGATGGCAAGGATGCTAGTAAGGTTCTTGCTTGTTTGGAACGAGCAAACAAGACATTGTCTGCATTTGTGAAGGTGCTCAGTGGCGATGAGAGCACTGACTTTGATGCTCTGAAGGAAGAATTCAAGCGGATATTGAGCAGCACGGCTGTTGAGGCAAGGAGGCCGTTTTGCAACTGTTTGATTGACATATGTAGGAATAGGAACCACCATGAGAGAGCTCATGAGCTTCTCTACTTAGGTACGTTGTACGGTTTGTATCCCGGTTTGCACACCAAGACTGAGGATGAATGGCGGTTGAATGTCCGTTCACTGTCAGTTGGAGCTGCTCACACCGCGTTGGAGGAGTGGATGGGTACTCTGGCTAAGATTGTGCAGCGCAAGGAGAGTTTGCCTGCATTGTTCTCTGCCAACACGGGGTCAGGGAACCACAAGTTCTCTCAAGGTTTGGGGAGCGCCTTCGCCTCCCATGTGGAGAAGCTTGCGGCTCCTTTCACAGAGAGTGAGGGGAAGGCCGGTTTGTTCACTGCTACACGGGAAGATTTGGTGTTGTGGCTGCAATCAAGAGCGCCCTCGTCTGTGACCACAGCATGA
- the LOC121769146 gene encoding CASP-like protein 4A4 isoform X1 — protein MSGVIVSPVAGYLPAQPPLPTPSPFSFSVASTRWSSRPPVQTASLLLRFLALLFSFGSAFSLVALPSTNSKLKKYPGLLYCFTANILSVIYAAYQIFKNICDIAHRGICISDKASDYISFFFDQLAGYVLVSASSVAVPSIKQMEIRSSVWNASVASVCLSFASFIVYVLAAFLSGYKLCKRIMW, from the exons ATGTCTGGTGTTATAGTCTCTCCAGTTGCAGGTTACTTACCGGCACAGCCTCCTTTGCCAACGCCGTCTCCATTCTCATTCTCCGTGGCCTCCACCAGGTGGAGCTCCAGACCTCCAGTGCAGACCGCAAGCCTCCTCCTTAGGTTTCTCGCTCTCCTCTTCTCCTTTGGCTCTGCTTTCTCCCTGGTTGCACTACCATCAACAAATTCAAAGCTGAAGAAATACCCTGGATTACT GTACTGCTTCACTGCAAACATTTTATCAGTGATATATGCTGCCTATCAGATCTTCAAAAATATATGTGATATTGCTCACAGAGGCATATGCATCTCAGACAAGGCATCTGACTACATCAGCTTCTTTTTTGATCAG TTGGCAGGATATGTGCTTGTTTCAGCATCTTCAGTTGCTGTGCCATCAATCAAACAGATGGAAATTCGAAGTTCAGTTTGGAATGCTTCGGTTGCCTCCGTGTGCTTGTCTTTCGCTTCTTTTATAGTTTATGTACTTGCTGCCTTCCTCTCAGGCTACAAGCTTTGTAAGAGAATTATGTGGTGA
- the LOC121769146 gene encoding CASP-like protein 4A4 isoform X2: protein MSGVIVSPVAGYLPAQPPLPTPSPFSFSVASTRWSSRPPVQTASLLLRFLALLFSFGSAFSLVALPSTNSKLKKYPGLLYCFTANILSVIYAAYQIFKNICDIAHRGICISDKASDYISFFFDQDMCLFQHLQLLCHQSNRWKFEVQFGMLRLPPCACLSLLL from the exons ATGTCTGGTGTTATAGTCTCTCCAGTTGCAGGTTACTTACCGGCACAGCCTCCTTTGCCAACGCCGTCTCCATTCTCATTCTCCGTGGCCTCCACCAGGTGGAGCTCCAGACCTCCAGTGCAGACCGCAAGCCTCCTCCTTAGGTTTCTCGCTCTCCTCTTCTCCTTTGGCTCTGCTTTCTCCCTGGTTGCACTACCATCAACAAATTCAAAGCTGAAGAAATACCCTGGATTACT GTACTGCTTCACTGCAAACATTTTATCAGTGATATATGCTGCCTATCAGATCTTCAAAAATATATGTGATATTGCTCACAGAGGCATATGCATCTCAGACAAGGCATCTGACTACATCAGCTTCTTTTTTGATCAG GATATGTGCTTGTTTCAGCATCTTCAGTTGCTGTGCCATCAATCAAACAGATGGAAATTCGAAGTTCAGTTTGGAATGCTTCGGTTGCCTCCGTGTGCTTGTCTTTCGCTTCTTTTATAG